Proteins from a single region of Patescibacteria group bacterium:
- a CDS encoding NAD(P)-dependent oxidoreductase gives MKVVITGGAGFVGKNLIRVMLNSGFSPSDLFVIDKNKTNLNFVKNLGVKTILADLADQGEWSKGFHGQDLVISLHAQISGPNYEDFKRNNIDATQNVIEAAKSAGIDKIVHFSSAAVLSIRQDFYATSKKAGEELVKNSGLKYVAIQPSLMYGPLDNKNIGWLIKFARSCPVFPIPGNGRYPRQPIYIDDMAHLVIGFIKNFPIENKVYSINGQQIINFKEMIATVLKEMGGWRAAVYIPLPIFLFLVKIYDILFKSPFTPDQIKSLTSGDVFPDYPWWQEFNIKMTSFRDGVKTMLSK, from the coding sequence ATGAAGGTGGTTATCACCGGCGGCGCCGGATTTGTCGGAAAAAATTTAATCAGAGTTATGCTTAACAGCGGTTTTAGTCCGTCTGATTTATTTGTTATTGATAAAAATAAAACTAATTTAAATTTTGTTAAAAATTTGGGGGTTAAAACCATTTTGGCGGACTTGGCCGATCAAGGTGAATGGAGCAAGGGTTTTCACGGTCAAGATTTGGTGATAAGCTTACACGCCCAGATTTCCGGCCCTAATTATGAGGATTTTAAAAGAAACAACATCGATGCTACGCAAAACGTTATTGAAGCAGCCAAATCGGCCGGTATTGATAAAATTGTTCATTTTAGTTCGGCGGCTGTATTGTCAATTCGCCAAGATTTTTACGCCACTTCCAAAAAAGCCGGCGAAGAGCTGGTGAAAAACAGCGGCTTAAAATACGTAGCTATTCAGCCGTCCCTAATGTATGGACCGCTAGATAATAAAAATATTGGTTGGTTAATCAAATTTGCCCGTTCTTGTCCCGTTTTTCCTATTCCCGGTAATGGTCGCTATCCGCGCCAGCCGATTTATATCGATGACATGGCTCATTTAGTAATTGGATTTATAAAGAATTTTCCAATCGAAAATAAAGTTTACAGTATTAATGGTCAACAAATTATTAATTTTAAAGAAATGATCGCTACGGTTTTGAAAGAAATGGGTGGTTGGCGAGCAGCGGTTTATATACCCTTACCTATCTTTTTATTTCTGGTGAAAATTTATGATATTTTATTTAAATCTCCGTTTACGCCCGATCAAATAAAATCTTTGACCTCTGGCGATGTTTTTCCAGATTATCCTTGGTGGCAGGAATTTAACATCAAAATGACATCATTTCGAGATGGTGTTAAAACAATGTTGAGTAAATAA
- a CDS encoding PLP-dependent transferase, with amino-acid sequence MGPEKLQEIKKPDLSISRGFRTVDEEVAALNEFFSGKAVDFYARYGNAGLKAKEEEMAERLGTDNVLLYNSGMSAITSVIENLKLASGDVILYSPYVYGQTKTYIESLRDLGIRCISIDPGNREELDELIKEHRPRAVFAETMANDPEMQALDTQALIATAEEMNNKFKPQTFDEALADRLAKTAWIDGWLDMVAPDHDKRESLLKALVGFFKEAQEKIAQNKSVMGIKGLVDNLKKAGIGVDKYDLSQLVMIIQRSWDSSRQKPLTLILDNTIPTESVKDMGAEIKKAPKNVPIIVVDSGTKFMAQDQATLGIVYSNDSKIMQELETWRAVDGGYIPPSAVEQIPNLSKEEFDKRNRRIIANAKRLAEAFASVVGHGDIAVVSHPNLPGHRSYDYVNQHMPDGSVAVFYIECAKPAIEVCRKLEKMGMVDKIEYGGSFAFEKTRFGIFNPDGTSLRIAAGDESPDKIEEICKIIESL; translated from the coding sequence ATGGGACCAGAAAAATTACAAGAAATTAAAAAACCCGATCTTTCAATTAGTCGGGGATTCAGGACTGTTGACGAAGAGGTCGCTGCCCTAAATGAATTCTTCAGCGGTAAGGCGGTTGATTTTTATGCTCGTTATGGAAATGCCGGCCTTAAAGCAAAAGAAGAAGAAATGGCCGAGCGCTTGGGAACGGATAATGTTTTGTTATATAATAGCGGAATGTCGGCTATTACTTCGGTTATTGAAAATTTAAAGCTAGCCAGTGGTGACGTTATTTTATATAGCCCTTACGTTTATGGCCAAACAAAAACCTATATCGAAAGTTTACGTGACTTGGGTATTCGTTGTATCTCTATTGATCCCGGTAATCGCGAAGAACTCGATGAGTTAATTAAAGAGCATCGTCCACGGGCGGTTTTCGCCGAAACTATGGCTAATGATCCTGAGATGCAAGCCCTCGACACTCAGGCGCTGATTGCTACGGCCGAGGAAATGAATAATAAATTTAAGCCCCAGACATTTGACGAGGCTTTGGCTGATCGCTTAGCTAAGACGGCCTGGATAGATGGCTGGTTAGATATGGTAGCACCCGACCATGATAAAAGAGAATCACTTTTAAAGGCTTTGGTTGGGTTCTTCAAAGAAGCACAGGAAAAAATTGCACAGAATAAATCAGTAATGGGTATCAAAGGCTTAGTCGATAATTTAAAAAAGGCCGGAATAGGCGTTGATAAATATGACTTATCTCAATTAGTAATGATTATCCAGCGCTCCTGGGATTCTTCAAGACAAAAACCGTTAACTTTAATTCTCGATAATACCATTCCCACCGAGAGCGTTAAGGACATGGGAGCCGAGATAAAAAAGGCGCCTAAAAACGTACCAATTATCGTTGTTGACTCTGGAACGAAATTTATGGCGCAGGATCAGGCAACCTTAGGTATTGTTTATTCTAATGATTCCAAAATAATGCAAGAATTAGAAACCTGGAGAGCCGTAGACGGGGGATATATACCTCCATCTGCCGTTGAACAAATACCTAATTTAAGTAAAGAAGAGTTTGATAAACGCAATCGCCGTATTATTGCCAATGCCAAGAGGTTGGCTGAGGCGTTTGCTTCGGTGGTTGGTCATGGTGATATAGCTGTCGTTAGCCACCCGAATCTGCCCGGTCATCGCAGTTATGATTATGTTAATCAACATATGCCAGATGGTTCTGTGGCGGTTTTTTATATTGAATGCGCCAAACCGGCCATTGAAGTGTGCCGTAAATTAGAGAAAATGGGCATGGTTGATAAGATAGAATACGGCGGTAGCTTTGCTTTCGAGAAAACTCGCTTTGGAATTTTTAATCCCGACGGCACTAGTTTAAGAATTGCAGCTGGTGATGAATCGCCGGATAAAATAGAAGAAATTTGCAAAATCATCGAATCGTTATAA
- a CDS encoding methyltransferase domain-containing protein yields the protein MSKKQYNPIWERQRADWWAYFWGGAKAPWRPTKKEVLFFKNFIKRLLKERERLEILILGSTPEFRDMLFGMRGVKVTLIDLNLTAKKGMDKLCRASNKREKLVMGDWLKMNHLFPFHYFDVIVNDEGFENIDVKKHTLLFKNIHDILKRDGYFLSGRACLEPLRKTRITFKQFFAKYKKDPHFFHNFYNRLWYLYRLIFSPEIRVYDYKKQGGKLGRLATEVVKKAAQEKIYDIKYLNWDHRIDYRDPSIRNYMEVDICSWKRLKKMITKYFIIQETYQDLFHPVMKQKYNFILSPKN from the coding sequence ATGTCGAAAAAGCAATATAATCCTATTTGGGAAAGGCAGCGAGCCGATTGGTGGGCTTATTTTTGGGGCGGTGCGAAAGCTCCCTGGCGGCCGACCAAAAAAGAGGTTTTATTTTTTAAGAATTTTATAAAAAGATTATTAAAGGAAAGAGAGCGTCTTGAAATTTTAATTTTAGGCTCGACCCCAGAGTTTAGGGATATGCTTTTTGGGATGCGTGGGGTAAAGGTAACCCTGATTGATTTAAATTTAACTGCCAAAAAGGGTATGGATAAATTATGCCGGGCTAGCAATAAAAGAGAGAAGTTGGTAATGGGCGATTGGCTCAAAATGAATCATTTATTTCCGTTTCATTATTTCGATGTCATCGTAAACGATGAGGGGTTTGAAAATATTGACGTTAAAAAACATACCTTATTATTTAAAAATATTCATGATATTTTAAAAAGAGATGGATATTTTCTTTCCGGCCGAGCTTGTCTAGAGCCGCTTCGTAAAACACGCATAACCTTTAAACAATTTTTTGCTAAATATAAAAAAGATCCGCATTTTTTCCATAATTTTTATAACCGTCTGTGGTACTTATATCGACTTATTTTTTCTCCTGAAATACGAGTTTATGATTACAAAAAACAAGGCGGAAAACTGGGTCGTTTAGCCACAGAAGTGGTTAAAAAAGCCGCTCAGGAAAAAATTTATGATATTAAATATTTAAATTGGGATCATCGGATAGATTATCGCGACCCCTCTATTCGGAATTATATGGAAGTTGATATTTGCAGTTGGAAGAGATTAAAAAAAATGATTACCAAATATTTCATAATTCAAGAAACTTATCAAGATTTATTTCATCCGGTTATGAAGCAAAAGTATAATTTTATTTTGAGCCCCAAAAATTAA
- a CDS encoding class I SAM-dependent methyltransferase, producing MKKRIIKPEPKGWQKIQQAWQKMTSPSRPSLGDMKIYNDFMAAVLNKCAHGRVLILGATPELRNLVMKRALSRRIDLYLLDLNQDMIRAMDQFIEIKNVVQKKIIGGWLSMPFKNEYFDVVLGDEVLINVDQEDREKLLLEISRVLKKRGAFITRASHVNPQARTFTVRKSFDKYTNLYLQNKLTFNQVLNYLFEEMFELSYFKNKKKFLLIKTLLPECLKEARSSKPLKKFIINSFIREYKALFNQCWSWELKSAQIKRFKKYFLIKKIKSANDYWYAHILPIYLLIKN from the coding sequence ATGAAGAAAAGGATTATTAAACCAGAGCCAAAAGGATGGCAAAAAATTCAGCAAGCTTGGCAAAAAATGACCTCTCCCTCCAGGCCATCATTAGGCGATATGAAGATTTATAATGATTTCATGGCCGCGGTTCTTAATAAATGCGCCCATGGTAGGGTTTTGATATTAGGCGCTACTCCGGAATTGAGGAATTTGGTTATGAAACGAGCCTTATCTCGGAGAATAGACCTTTATTTATTAGATTTAAATCAGGACATGATCCGCGCGATGGACCAATTTATAGAGATAAAAAATGTAGTCCAGAAAAAAATAATAGGGGGTTGGCTAAGCATGCCGTTTAAAAATGAATATTTTGACGTGGTGTTGGGCGATGAGGTTCTAATTAACGTTGACCAAGAAGATAGAGAAAAATTATTATTAGAAATATCTCGCGTTTTAAAGAAGCGAGGAGCCTTTATTACTAGGGCTTCTCACGTAAATCCGCAAGCCCGAACATTTACGGTCCGTAAATCGTTTGACAAATATACTAATCTTTATTTACAAAACAAATTAACCTTTAATCAGGTTTTGAATTACCTATTTGAAGAAATGTTTGAGCTAAGTTATTTTAAAAATAAAAAAAAGTTTTTGTTAATTAAAACATTATTGCCAGAATGCCTGAAAGAGGCGAGATCGTCCAAACCATTGAAAAAATTTATTATTAATTCGTTCATCCGAGAATATAAGGCCTTATTTAATCAATGCTGGTCGTGGGAGTTAAAATCAGCGCAAATCAAAAGATTTAAAAAGTATTTTTTGATTAAAAAAATTAAATCGGCAAATGATTATTGGTATGCCCATATTTTGCCGATTTATTTATTAATTAAAAATTAA
- a CDS encoding class I SAM-dependent methyltransferase has product MENKRIEMKSSWKTMAHLWASYAPPAKPSPIEINFFEQYLKKMLKKNKSLKALVLGSTPEFRDLLAKYKVDTTVVDNNPIYIKAMAQLTKRHNPKERTIISDWLTMSFKPNTFDLVLSDSAQDNIKFSEFFKLLNLLYKILKPTGCWFFGAICGRKDAQISFTKYVDLYRETPGHFRDFRNKTYRYFQLCFNREFYNTKTKKFNFKIVDTKVTNLVAKKKLSPSALKYLCFNLGDYRQTTLTQNVFEKILTKNFKILATKRDNSHIVMKNKWAAILGSKKS; this is encoded by the coding sequence ATGGAAAATAAAAGAATAGAAATGAAAAGCAGCTGGAAGACAATGGCCCATTTATGGGCTAGCTATGCGCCGCCGGCTAAACCTTCGCCAATAGAGATTAATTTTTTCGAACAATATCTTAAAAAGATGCTTAAAAAAAACAAAAGCCTTAAGGCGCTGGTCTTAGGCTCTACGCCGGAATTTCGCGATTTGTTAGCTAAATACAAAGTAGACACGACTGTAGTCGACAATAATCCGATTTATATTAAGGCCATGGCGCAATTGACAAAACGACACAATCCCAAAGAAAGGACCATTATTTCTGATTGGTTGACGATGTCATTTAAGCCCAATACCTTTGATCTTGTTTTAAGTGATTCAGCCCAAGATAACATTAAATTCAGCGAATTTTTTAAATTATTAAATTTATTGTATAAAATTTTAAAACCAACTGGTTGTTGGTTTTTTGGGGCGATTTGCGGTCGCAAAGACGCTCAGATAAGTTTTACTAAATACGTCGATCTTTATCGGGAAACCCCCGGTCATTTTAGAGATTTTAGAAATAAAACTTATCGTTATTTTCAGCTTTGTTTTAATCGAGAATTTTATAATACTAAAACTAAGAAATTCAATTTTAAGATTGTTGACACAAAGGTGACAAACTTAGTGGCCAAGAAAAAATTGTCTCCGTCAGCTTTAAAATATTTGTGTTTTAATTTGGGGGATTACCGACAGACAACGCTGACGCAAAATGTGTTTGAAAAGATATTGACTAAGAATTTTAAAATTTTAGCGACCAAGAGAGATAATAGTCATATTGTAATGAAAAATAAATGGGCGGCAATTTTAGGGTCTAAGAAATCATAA
- a CDS encoding class I SAM-dependent methyltransferase produces MAKIKELPWNEQFAIAWAKMAPPARPSQTEQRFYEKIIKQVIKDNKNPRILILGSTPEFRDILLRNKVKPICCDINRDVFKSLTRIMRRRGVETFILSDWIKLKTKARFDLVLGHQVINMLSPVKQAVFFKQIYRHLKPGGLFITSVVIRANDRAISLLSGFKRYRKFKTINIRDAFSTIHPDLLLAISGHTGTYSPTQCLKIVDQLYRGSEISKKERDIYFKIMPSNDLKVYIPNQKSIEALIKKYLKILLIYHYPTKYYNSKHWPVYLLRKR; encoded by the coding sequence ATGGCAAAAATAAAAGAATTACCTTGGAACGAGCAATTTGCGATTGCTTGGGCAAAAATGGCACCACCTGCTCGTCCCAGTCAAACCGAACAGAGATTTTACGAAAAGATAATCAAACAAGTCATAAAGGATAATAAAAATCCCAGAATTTTGATTTTAGGTTCAACTCCAGAATTCAGAGATATTCTACTTAGAAATAAAGTTAAACCAATCTGCTGCGATATTAATCGGGACGTTTTTAAATCGCTGACTAGAATTATGCGTCGGCGAGGCGTTGAAACCTTTATCTTGTCCGATTGGATTAAGCTTAAAACAAAAGCTAGGTTTGATTTAGTTTTGGGCCATCAGGTTATTAATATGCTTTCGCCGGTTAAGCAGGCTGTCTTTTTCAAACAGATTTATCGGCACCTTAAACCAGGCGGACTATTCATTACTTCTGTGGTAATTAGAGCGAACGACCGAGCTATTTCTCTATTAAGTGGCTTTAAGCGTTATCGTAAGTTTAAAACAATTAATATTCGTGACGCTTTTTCGACTATTCATCCCGACCTGCTTCTGGCGATTAGCGGGCATACTGGCACTTATTCGCCCACGCAATGCTTGAAAATTGTAGATCAACTTTATCGAGGGAGCGAAATTAGTAAAAAAGAGCGGGATATCTATTTTAAAATTATGCCGTCAAATGATTTGAAGGTTTATATACCAAATCAAAAATCTATTGAGGCATTAATAAAAAAATATCTTAAAATTTTGCTGATTTACCACTATCCGACTAAATATTATAATTCAAAACATTGGCCGGTCTATTTATTAAGAAAAAGATAA
- a CDS encoding methyltransferase domain-containing protein: MRILTHLQGFLRLQWAKQRPPLIPSVDECKIIKNFIKKEVYNSNKILKILILGSTPRFRDLAHSFKSEVTCADMNIDMLPAMAALMTNPRAAEKEVWVRANWLQMPLRNNYYDIVLGDWVISNLPLKLQSVFFKKISLLIRSGGHFITRASLYSGDLVPFEKALKLWLSGKWDNSHLMMSAAHLDFNPHTYQSHSARFRVKGAQAISKLMWQEKNKQNKSKLKQAIKVLKEWLPTGMTWIYTPKNVLELIIEKYFQIKKIDYARDHYLAQACPIYFLRKR, translated from the coding sequence ATGAGAATTTTAACTCACTTACAAGGGTTTTTAAGGCTACAATGGGCAAAACAACGTCCGCCGCTTATTCCTTCTGTTGATGAATGTAAAATTATTAAAAATTTCATCAAAAAGGAAGTATATAATTCCAATAAAATATTAAAGATTCTTATCTTGGGTTCAACTCCGCGATTTAGAGATTTAGCCCACTCTTTTAAGAGCGAAGTAACTTGCGCTGATATGAATATAGACATGTTGCCAGCCATGGCTGCCTTAATGACCAATCCCCGGGCGGCCGAGAAAGAGGTTTGGGTTCGTGCCAATTGGCTACAAATGCCGCTTCGGAATAACTATTATGATATAGTCTTGGGCGATTGGGTTATTAGTAATTTACCATTAAAATTGCAATCAGTATTTTTTAAGAAAATTTCTTTGCTTATAAGGTCGGGCGGCCATTTTATCACTCGAGCATCATTATATTCGGGCGATTTAGTGCCATTCGAAAAAGCTTTGAAATTATGGTTATCTGGCAAATGGGACAATTCGCATTTAATGATGTCAGCAGCTCATCTGGACTTTAATCCACACACCTATCAGTCGCACAGTGCAAGGTTTAGAGTTAAGGGAGCTCAGGCGATTAGTAAGTTAATGTGGCAGGAAAAGAATAAACAAAATAAATCCAAATTAAAGCAAGCTATTAAAGTCCTGAAAGAATGGTTGCCAACTGGAATGACCTGGATTTATACTCCTAAAAATGTTTTAGAATTAATAATTGAAAAATATTTTCAAATTAAAAAAATTGATTATGCCCGAGATCATTATTTAGCCCAAGCTTGCCCGATCTATTTTTTAAGAAAAAGATAA
- a CDS encoding class I SAM-dependent methyltransferase, translating to MAKTKKVINKKPFQAFAARWAKTLPPARPAKEDIMAYRKLFNQYKSKTGKTKLLILGATPELRDLAASLKFDVTVADFNIEMIKALTPLRKTKSKEKFVISWWQKIPVKDHYDIITGDVAVNMLDKKDIPVLLKRIKDLLVPGGYFIHRDAVYNPEKKLKARWIINAWRNKKIDIGDFRWLIEMHSEFKSYDVKTGVDSKTVLYNNIHKMCEQGLLTKKELDKFGVFNDNVRITILTKSGWHKLYSKFFRPIKCACPGGHMFCADLPICVYKNK from the coding sequence ATGGCAAAAACCAAAAAGGTGATTAACAAAAAACCATTTCAAGCCTTTGCGGCGCGTTGGGCGAAAACTTTGCCGCCGGCTCGGCCAGCCAAGGAAGATATAATGGCTTATCGGAAATTATTTAATCAATATAAGAGTAAAACCGGCAAAACCAAATTATTAATTTTGGGAGCCACTCCAGAATTACGAGATTTAGCGGCCAGTCTTAAATTTGACGTAACTGTTGCTGATTTTAACATTGAAATGATTAAGGCTTTAACGCCATTGCGTAAAACGAAAAGCAAAGAAAAATTTGTTATTAGTTGGTGGCAGAAGATTCCAGTTAAAGATCATTATGATATTATTACGGGCGATGTAGCGGTAAACATGCTCGATAAAAAAGATATCCCCGTGCTATTAAAAAGAATCAAGGATCTGTTGGTGCCTGGCGGATATTTTATTCATCGCGATGCAGTTTATAATCCCGAGAAGAAATTAAAGGCTAGATGGATTATCAATGCTTGGCGAAATAAAAAGATAGACATCGGAGACTTTCGTTGGTTAATTGAAATGCATTCAGAATTTAAGTCTTATGATGTTAAAACCGGCGTGGATAGCAAAACGGTGCTTTATAATAATATTCATAAGATGTGCGAACAAGGGTTATTAACCAAAAAAGAGCTAGATAAATTCGGCGTGTTTAATGATAATGTTAGAATTACGATTTTAACCAAATCAGGTTGGCATAAATTATATTCCAAATTTTTTAGGCCAATTAAATGCGCCTGCCCTGGAGGTCATATGTTTTGCGCTGATTTGCCAATTTGCGTTTATAAAAATAAATAA
- a CDS encoding class I SAM-dependent methyltransferase, producing the protein MKKNYIRQKPKNIKVWSKIACGYSKLVVPNRPSDHDCANYAHYIYKILKDVNNPKIMLMGSTPELRSILYTYTFKKKAQIFTVDLSADMHQAMREFVVPATKPELKEEFFCGSWLKTNFPDNFFDLVVGDEVICNVCADQHQNLFAEINRILKNGGHWVTRHNFYLAENVKQSPKSIILNIVDNINDGKYTFQYSINILYLLLFYRLVIDQAQHCVNVSDEIKVIKKILPNISNIKQRQTLKELLRVFEKYFGSYKNYYWYVLSKQESLKELKDYFQFKGELYAKDYLTVRHSPIWLLKKK; encoded by the coding sequence ATGAAAAAAAATTATATTCGTCAAAAACCAAAAAACATTAAAGTCTGGAGTAAAATAGCCTGCGGCTATTCTAAGTTAGTCGTTCCCAACCGTCCCAGCGACCATGATTGCGCTAATTATGCTCATTATATCTATAAAATTTTGAAGGATGTAAATAATCCTAAAATTATGCTGATGGGCTCAACGCCAGAACTGCGTAGCATTTTATATACTTATACTTTTAAGAAAAAGGCACAAATTTTTACGGTTGATTTATCGGCGGATATGCATCAAGCGATGAGAGAATTCGTTGTGCCGGCCACTAAGCCCGAATTAAAAGAAGAGTTTTTTTGCGGTTCTTGGTTAAAAACAAATTTTCCTGATAACTTTTTTGATCTAGTTGTAGGCGATGAAGTGATTTGCAATGTTTGCGCCGATCAACATCAAAATTTATTTGCCGAAATCAACCGCATTTTAAAAAATGGCGGCCATTGGGTAACGCGACATAATTTTTATCTGGCAGAAAATGTCAAACAATCTCCCAAAAGCATAATTTTAAATATCGTGGATAATATTAATGACGGAAAATACACTTTTCAATACAGTATAAACATTCTTTATTTACTTTTATTTTATCGTTTAGTTATCGATCAAGCTCAACATTGTGTCAATGTAAGTGATGAAATTAAAGTAATCAAAAAAATATTACCAAACATTTCAAATATTAAGCAGCGTCAAACACTGAAGGAATTATTAAGAGTATTTGAAAAATACTTCGGAAGCTATAAAAATTATTATTGGTATGTTTTGTCGAAACAGGAAAGCTTAAAAGAATTGAAGGATTATTTTCAATTTAAAGGAGAGTTATATGCGAAAGATTATCTGACGGTTCGTCATTCACCAATTTGGTTATTAAAGAAAAAATAA
- a CDS encoding class I SAM-dependent methyltransferase, whose product MKKTNSISWHTSVAERWKIYDSPARPSKGECQIIQEFINSHKKNPKILILGSTPEFRDLAHNLRAEITCVDASLEMLIGMSELMKHKNLVNQEIWFRSNWLTMPVTENYYDFVLGDLVVTNLPLQLQPVFLKKIKSILKPGGYFITRDWWPPIVKSSLESAIDRLSKRGINKKSINILTWDLLNLSYNYQKKIATTDEMYRLVKDLRQKGKDQKKKKWLSTLMKHVVYNYPLGKTWFVKMRPEAEKTFSKYFQIKSVQCTKDHCRADQCPIYFLKKS is encoded by the coding sequence ATGAAAAAAACAAATTCAATTTCTTGGCATACTAGTGTTGCTGAACGTTGGAAAATTTATGATTCACCGGCACGGCCATCGAAAGGCGAGTGTCAGATAATTCAGGAATTTATCAATAGTCATAAAAAAAATCCAAAAATCTTAATCTTAGGTTCTACGCCTGAATTTAGAGATTTGGCGCACAATCTTCGAGCTGAAATAACTTGCGTAGATGCTAGTTTAGAAATGTTAATAGGCATGTCGGAATTAATGAAACATAAGAATCTAGTTAATCAAGAAATTTGGTTCAGATCCAATTGGTTAACCATGCCCGTAACAGAAAATTATTACGATTTTGTCCTGGGCGATCTGGTGGTGACCAATTTACCCTTGCAGCTTCAGCCGGTTTTTTTGAAAAAGATTAAGAGTATTTTGAAACCCGGCGGATATTTTATTACCCGCGACTGGTGGCCACCTATCGTAAAGTCGTCTCTTGAATCTGCCATTGACAGATTAAGTAAGCGAGGTATTAACAAAAAAAGTATTAATATTTTGACCTGGGATTTATTAAATTTGTCCTACAATTATCAGAAAAAAATTGCTACGACCGACGAAATGTATCGCCTAGTTAAGGATTTAAGGCAGAAGGGAAAAGATCAAAAAAAGAAAAAATGGCTATCGACATTAATGAAACATGTCGTTTATAACTATCCATTGGGCAAAACCTGGTTTGTTAAGATGAGACCGGAAGCCGAAAAAACTTTTAGTAAATATTTTCAAATTAAATCGGTTCAGTGTACTAAAGATCATTGTCGAGCCGATCAATGCCCGATATATTTTCTTAAAAAATCATGA
- a CDS encoding class I SAM-dependent methyltransferase, giving the protein MINKAISQHQSWAYLSNTWSKYIAPPAKPCPGQLKIFSKLITRGKFSFPRKALILGATPELRNLVLKHGFQVTVCDISIDMIKAMTQSVIKNLRYKEKTIVGDWLSINLPSHSFDLIMGDGSLNQLLESTRVKKLLIKIKNLLSPHGILLFREVIRSSKKTINKFRKRLD; this is encoded by the coding sequence ATGATAAATAAAGCAATATCACAGCACCAGTCTTGGGCTTATTTATCTAATACGTGGAGCAAGTATATTGCCCCGCCGGCAAAGCCTTGCCCAGGACAATTAAAAATTTTTTCTAAACTTATTACTCGCGGAAAATTTTCTTTCCCAAGAAAGGCCCTTATTCTTGGCGCTACGCCAGAGTTACGTAATTTAGTCTTAAAGCATGGATTTCAAGTAACGGTTTGTGACATAAGTATCGATATGATAAAGGCAATGACGCAATCAGTTATTAAAAATTTACGGTACAAAGAAAAAACTATAGTAGGGGATTGGCTATCAATTAATTTACCTAGTCATAGTTTTGATTTAATTATGGGTGACGGTTCCTTAAACCAATTACTAGAATCGACTCGGGTTAAAAAACTACTAATAAAAATTAAAAATTTATTATCTCCTCATGGAATTTTGCTTTTTCGAGAGGTGATAAGATCATCAAAAAAAACCATTAATAAGTTCAGAAAAAGACTGGATTAA
- a CDS encoding class I SAM-dependent methyltransferase — translation MKKHTKNIQAWKSVSDVWGSLRPPLRPSVGEIRIYEKFLKRILPKISSRRALLFGATPELRDLLAKYNFQVTLIDINPAMVNATTKLLKRKNHQEKIIIGDWLKTPLALYKYDVIMGDHIMGNVKFRRWDQFLRRIIGLLSSNGYYITNVQLKFPVKKIISFEKLIDSYLKYPKKFDNIEYQWQMLYQMMYGDKRFCGYPDYLILWPAIPQIQKFLEKSKIFMDNHGIAKLASNIYVKEFKYSSPPRQVFEKIFKKRFKIIDSDISRKHLVYQSYRIYLAKPLR, via the coding sequence ATGAAAAAACACACTAAAAATATACAGGCCTGGAAATCTGTCTCCGATGTTTGGGGGTCGCTTAGACCGCCCCTGAGACCGTCGGTAGGGGAGATAAGAATCTATGAAAAATTCTTAAAAAGAATTTTACCCAAAATTTCATCTCGTCGTGCTTTATTGTTCGGCGCCACGCCGGAATTACGTGATTTATTGGCAAAATATAATTTTCAAGTTACGCTGATTGATATTAATCCGGCCATGGTAAATGCAACGACAAAATTGCTTAAACGCAAAAATCACCAAGAAAAAATAATCATTGGTGACTGGCTAAAAACTCCATTAGCACTATACAAGTATGATGTAATAATGGGTGATCATATCATGGGCAATGTTAAGTTTAGAAGGTGGGATCAGTTTCTCCGTCGAATTATTGGTTTATTGTCATCTAATGGTTATTATATCACTAATGTTCAGTTAAAATTTCCGGTGAAGAAAATTATTTCATTCGAAAAATTAATTGATTCATATTTAAAATATCCTAAAAAATTCGATAACATAGAATATCAATGGCAAATGTTGTATCAGATGATGTATGGCGATAAAAGATTTTGCGGCTATCCTGATTATTTGATTCTTTGGCCGGCTATACCGCAGATACAAAAGTTTTTAGAAAAGAGTAAAATATTTATGGACAACCACGGGATTGCCAAGTTGGCCAGCAATATCTATGTAAAAGAATTTAAATATTCGTCGCCGCCGCGTCAGGTTTTTGAAAAAATATTTAAAAAAAGATTTAAAATTATAGACTCTGATATCAGTAGGAAACATCTTGTTTATCAAAGTTATCGCATTTATTTGGCAAAGCCATTGAGATAG